In a single window of the Calditrichota bacterium genome:
- a CDS encoding serine protease, translating into MTRLKIAISFLLAFLLFSCMNFTRHKITPTQINLSERRLNRLEKIQRTMVKIVCSAYYENYYYLVPSPKNKNASLEDLLYKKQLTTNSVSGSALILNRNPSNILLLSAYHIFDFPDTVRVFYKDENGNATANLQSVSIKYDQRIFITHHDGTRSLGHLFSSEQRNDIALLETKAAENQLLENSFTAPFAQESDLKFGKEAYLIGYPKGFLFISRGLISPSPYPNKFMVSAAFNRGFSGGIVLAFKEGKDSYVYLGMANSMAYDSQIVLVPDETLPRLDNFRDFPYTDNAYVKELKMVNYGLTFAIKANIIANFLEQERERLRRRGFVLPNKL; encoded by the coding sequence ATGACCAGATTAAAAATAGCTATATCCTTTTTGCTTGCTTTTTTACTTTTTTCCTGTATGAACTTTACCAGACATAAAATTACTCCGACACAAATCAATTTGTCCGAGCGCCGTCTGAATCGATTAGAAAAAATTCAGCGCACCATGGTAAAAATAGTTTGTTCAGCCTATTATGAAAATTACTACTATTTGGTTCCGTCTCCGAAAAACAAAAATGCCAGTCTGGAAGATTTGCTTTACAAGAAACAGCTCACGACAAATTCCGTCTCCGGCAGCGCCCTGATTTTGAACCGCAACCCGAGCAATATTTTACTGCTCAGCGCCTATCACATTTTCGATTTTCCGGACACGGTTCGCGTTTTTTACAAAGACGAGAATGGCAATGCCACCGCAAATTTGCAATCCGTCTCCATTAAATACGACCAGCGCATTTTTATCACGCATCATGACGGCACGCGGAGCTTGGGGCATCTGTTCAGTTCTGAACAGCGCAACGACATTGCGCTGTTAGAGACGAAAGCCGCGGAAAATCAGTTGCTGGAAAACTCATTCACCGCGCCCTTTGCACAAGAAAGTGATTTGAAATTTGGCAAAGAAGCCTATCTCATCGGCTATCCCAAGGGATTTTTGTTCATTTCGCGGGGACTGATCAGTCCGTCGCCTTATCCGAATAAATTTATGGTTTCTGCGGCATTTAATCGCGGTTTTTCCGGCGGGATTGTGCTGGCGTTTAAGGAAGGGAAAGATTCTTACGTTTATTTGGGAATGGCAAATTCCATGGCTTATGATTCCCAAATAGTTTTAGTGCCGGATGAGACGCTTCCACGTTTGGATAATTTCAGAGATTTCCCCTACACAGACAATGCGTACGTCAAAGAACTAAAGATGGTCAATTATGGTTTGACTTTTGCCATTAAAGCAAATATAATTGCCAATTTTTTGGAACAGGAAAGGGAACGGCTGCGACGGCGCGGATTTGTTTTACCGAACAAATTGTAG
- a CDS encoding glycosyltransferase family 4 protein — protein sequence MKKVLFICYYFPPMGMGGTQRAAKFVKYLPQFGWEPIVLTVKDVHYYATDETLLDDIRGREIIRTESLDPLRLWAKFRKSNSEQNSSPVKKSLLQKILLLTNRIVSGWLFVPDAKLLWLPFVLWQGVKIIKKEQIQIIFTTSPPHSAHLIGVVLKWLTGVKFVADFRDDWTGGESQLNPTFIHNFINHWQEKIVLKNADRVVAMCDQLSLSLKGKSGKQFSGEKFVTITNGYDPDDFSGLLNLMQNEKFTITHCGSISRVSDPAVFLRAVRELFIEKPDLKQKMKIQFFGSDIFGKLPLLLRELDLNEIVPPLRYLSHREAIEQMMKSHVLLLTIIKHSEEEVITSKVFEYLATGKPILLITRGGAVADLIRRTHRGVVVNPDDGAEIKKAILLFYEQFESGKLIPAPPLAMPEFDRRLLSEQLATLFYRSSEK from the coding sequence ATGAAAAAAGTTCTCTTTATTTGCTACTATTTTCCTCCCATGGGCATGGGCGGAACTCAGCGCGCGGCAAAATTTGTCAAATATCTGCCTCAGTTCGGCTGGGAGCCTATTGTTTTGACGGTGAAAGATGTTCACTACTACGCCACGGATGAGACTTTGTTGGACGACATCCGTGGCAGGGAAATCATTCGCACCGAGTCGCTCGATCCGCTGCGGTTGTGGGCGAAATTTAGAAAAAGCAACTCGGAGCAAAATTCCTCTCCCGTGAAAAAATCTCTCCTGCAAAAAATTTTGCTGCTGACTAACCGCATCGTCTCCGGCTGGTTGTTCGTGCCGGACGCTAAACTTCTGTGGCTGCCGTTCGTGCTGTGGCAGGGGGTAAAAATAATCAAAAAGGAGCAAATTCAGATCATTTTCACCACTTCGCCGCCTCATTCTGCCCATCTCATCGGAGTTGTGCTCAAATGGCTCACTGGAGTGAAATTTGTCGCAGATTTTCGTGATGACTGGACTGGCGGAGAGAGTCAGCTAAATCCGACCTTTATTCATAATTTCATTAATCATTGGCAAGAGAAAATTGTGTTGAAAAACGCTGATCGCGTGGTTGCCATGTGCGACCAGCTTTCTCTTTCTCTGAAAGGAAAAAGCGGGAAACAATTTTCCGGCGAAAAATTTGTTACGATTACTAACGGCTATGATCCCGATGATTTTTCCGGCTTGCTAAATCTGATGCAAAATGAAAAATTCACCATCACTCACTGCGGCTCTATCAGTCGGGTGAGCGATCCGGCGGTTTTTTTGCGTGCCGTGCGAGAGCTTTTTATTGAAAAGCCTGATTTGAAGCAAAAAATGAAAATACAATTCTTCGGCAGTGATATTTTTGGAAAATTGCCGCTTTTGCTGAGGGAACTTGATCTGAACGAAATTGTCCCGCCACTGCGCTATTTGTCCCACCGCGAAGCCATCGAACAGATGATGAAATCGCACGTTTTGCTGCTGACAATTATCAAACACAGCGAAGAAGAAGTCATCACCAGCAAAGTGTTTGAATATCTGGCAACCGGAAAACCGATCTTGCTCATCACTCGCGGTGGCGCTGTGGCAGATTTAATCCGGCGCACCCATCGCGGCGTTGTCGTCAATCCTGACGATGGCGCGGAGATCAAAAAGGCGATTCTTTTATTCTATGAACAGTTTGAAAGCGGAAAGCTAATTCCTGCTCCTCCTCTTGCCATGCCTGAATTTGACAGAAGATTGCTCTCTGAACAATTAGCAACATTGTTTTACAGGTCGTCCGAAAAATAG
- a CDS encoding glucose-1-phosphate thymidylyltransferase: MKALITSGGKGTRLRPLTHTQNKHLIPIANKPILHYAIETVAAAGIKEIGITTNADSDEVPRSIGDGSQWGVKITYIPQESPLGLAHVIKIAEDFIGKEPFIFYLGDNMVVGGVKRFVDAFEKDHVNCYLTLAKVKDPERFGVPEIVDNRIISVEEKPKNPKSHFAVAGIYIYDHHVFEAVNNIEPSARGELEISDAHQYLIDHGHQVGFSEITGWWKDTGKPIDLLEANRLVLEHTKPEIKGVINGKSSLAGNVSVGKGSKIINSNIRGPVVVGENTVIENSYIGPFTSIQNDCYIRNSEIEYSIVLNKCKVLDIGIRIESSLLGTDVEIVKSENKPSTHRFFIGDQSRIELV, from the coding sequence ATGAAAGCATTAATTACCAGCGGCGGCAAAGGAACTCGGCTCAGACCGCTCACTCACACGCAAAACAAACATCTGATTCCCATTGCCAATAAACCAATTCTGCACTATGCCATTGAAACAGTGGCAGCGGCGGGAATTAAGGAGATCGGCATCACTACCAACGCGGATAGCGACGAAGTCCCGCGTTCGATTGGCGACGGCAGTCAATGGGGAGTAAAAATAACCTACATTCCGCAGGAGTCACCACTCGGACTGGCGCATGTGATCAAAATCGCGGAAGATTTCATCGGAAAAGAACCGTTTATTTTTTACCTGGGTGACAACATGGTTGTTGGCGGCGTAAAAAGATTTGTTGACGCCTTTGAGAAGGATCACGTAAATTGCTACCTCACTTTAGCGAAAGTCAAAGACCCTGAGCGATTCGGAGTGCCGGAAATTGTTGATAATCGCATCATTTCCGTGGAAGAAAAGCCCAAAAATCCGAAAAGCCATTTTGCCGTTGCCGGAATTTATATTTACGATCACCATGTTTTTGAAGCAGTGAATAATATCGAACCCAGCGCGCGCGGTGAGTTGGAAATTTCAGACGCGCACCAGTATCTGATCGATCACGGTCATCAGGTTGGTTTTTCTGAAATTACCGGTTGGTGGAAAGACACGGGGAAACCCATCGATTTATTGGAGGCGAATCGGCTGGTGCTGGAACACACCAAGCCGGAAATCAAAGGGGTAATCAACGGAAAATCTTCGCTGGCAGGAAATGTGTCCGTCGGCAAAGGCTCAAAAATTATCAACAGCAACATCCGCGGGCCCGTTGTGGTCGGCGAAAACACAGTGATCGAAAATAGTTACATTGGTCCTTTTACTTCCATTCAAAACGACTGCTACATTCGCAACAGCGAGATCGAGTACTCCATTGTTTTAAACAAATGCAAAGTGCTCGACATCGGCATTCGCATCGAAAGCAGTCTGTTGGGCACTGATGTGGAAATTGTGAAATCTGAAAATAAGCCTTCCACGCATCGATTTTTCATCGGAGACCAGAGTCGAATAGAATTGGTTTGA
- a CDS encoding M23 family metallopeptidase: MSRFRFCVFFLIFIFLPNLSSAQNYLWPTDASHYLTSSFAEYRPGHFHAGIDIKTWGKEGYKVFAVRDGYIWQIRVSPYGYGKVIYQKLDTGEIALYAHLSRFNDELQRLAKREQKRRGEYRISKYLNASQFPVKKGDIIGYTGSTGIGYPHLHFELRDRQNRPINPFTRGYRVKDRVRPHAAAIGFIPLESRARINGDAVPLILPLRQNDSGQIEINNPLILSGKIGLAIQCWDQANDVPNKFSAYRLRLYVDGDLKFAARYSRFSYAETHFIDFDRNYRLRKRGIGLFQNLFKNKHNPMKFYQPPGQEIGVLQCRPNAVDTTRRAGILPRGKHSFTVEISDFWGNTTVISGNFIVEYKKTLSAHFMLAKDTLTVQKLQDQFGTPVADPEAWIFSKDFPNWHKAEIGSNRANPDDGGEFVPFVLYPVTQKSLIKISAVDSFGVNSFPLFYVPGWKFDFRPSSVLVHLEKDFYDDYIRFDLTAKNGIMHTPQMIIYQQGNSRERIPLVQKELNEFIGVYQMKTSLSGELTVDVSGYDQNMAPVTYQERFSLQPILPDRGGEVVSNDEKCRLVFQKNDVYDPLFLRMSQRDSVPESSELLLSKLYEFYPQDVLLKGSAHLTLNYPVNDSLPGKLAIYGFYGKSWGFVDNKIDTVATTISANIGGLGAFALLRDTVSPEVYIYPPRLVAGSGSKIYTFRAKITDKLSGIANERSIRMLIDNKKVIAEYDPEKKTIVYQNEKPFSAGRHEVKVRAIDRSGNLTTRRKSFIVK, translated from the coding sequence ATGTCCCGTTTTCGTTTTTGCGTGTTCTTTTTGATTTTCATTTTTCTGCCCAATCTGTCTTCAGCACAAAACTACCTCTGGCCTACTGATGCCAGTCATTATTTGACATCTTCATTTGCAGAATATCGCCCGGGACATTTCCATGCCGGCATTGACATTAAAACCTGGGGCAAGGAAGGCTACAAAGTGTTTGCTGTTCGCGACGGTTACATCTGGCAAATCCGGGTTTCGCCTTACGGTTACGGCAAAGTGATTTATCAAAAATTAGACACCGGAGAAATTGCCTTGTATGCGCATCTCAGTCGATTCAACGATGAGTTGCAGCGGCTTGCCAAGCGGGAACAGAAACGTCGCGGGGAATATCGCATATCAAAATATTTGAATGCTTCGCAGTTTCCCGTTAAAAAAGGCGACATCATTGGCTACACCGGCTCTACTGGCATTGGCTATCCGCACCTACATTTTGAGCTTCGCGACAGGCAAAATCGGCCGATTAATCCATTTACGCGCGGCTACCGAGTGAAAGATCGCGTTAGACCTCACGCCGCGGCGATTGGTTTTATTCCTCTGGAAAGTCGCGCCCGAATAAATGGCGACGCCGTGCCGCTCATTCTACCGCTGAGACAAAACGACAGCGGGCAAATAGAAATCAACAATCCGCTGATTCTTTCCGGGAAAATCGGATTAGCGATTCAATGCTGGGATCAGGCGAACGATGTGCCCAATAAATTTTCCGCCTACCGATTGCGGCTTTACGTGGACGGCGATCTGAAATTTGCCGCACGCTACAGTCGGTTTTCTTATGCCGAGACGCATTTCATTGATTTTGATCGGAATTATCGGCTGCGAAAACGCGGCATCGGCTTGTTTCAAAATTTATTTAAAAACAAACACAATCCGATGAAATTTTATCAACCGCCGGGGCAGGAAATTGGCGTTTTACAGTGCAGGCCGAATGCTGTCGATACAACTCGCCGCGCGGGAATTCTCCCAAGGGGAAAACATTCGTTCACTGTTGAAATTAGTGATTTTTGGGGCAACACGACGGTGATTTCCGGGAATTTTATTGTTGAATATAAAAAAACTCTCAGCGCCCATTTCATGCTGGCGAAAGACACTTTGACTGTCCAAAAGCTACAGGATCAATTCGGGACGCCGGTGGCCGATCCCGAGGCGTGGATTTTTAGCAAGGATTTTCCCAATTGGCATAAAGCGGAAATTGGCTCCAACAGGGCGAATCCGGATGATGGCGGTGAATTTGTTCCTTTCGTTTTGTACCCGGTAACGCAAAAATCGCTGATTAAAATTTCAGCCGTCGATTCCTTCGGAGTAAATAGTTTCCCCTTGTTTTATGTGCCGGGCTGGAAGTTTGACTTTCGGCCTTCGTCGGTCCTGGTGCATCTGGAAAAAGATTTCTACGACGACTATATTCGATTTGACTTGACGGCGAAAAACGGGATTATGCACACGCCGCAGATGATAATCTACCAACAGGGGAACTCGCGCGAGCGCATTCCGCTCGTCCAAAAAGAGTTGAATGAATTCATTGGCGTGTATCAAATGAAAACTTCGCTCAGCGGAGAATTGACTGTGGACGTCAGCGGTTACGATCAAAACATGGCTCCGGTAACTTATCAGGAAAGATTTTCTCTTCAGCCGATTTTGCCTGATCGCGGCGGCGAAGTCGTCAGTAACGATGAGAAATGTCGATTGGTTTTCCAAAAAAATGATGTGTACGACCCGCTTTTTTTGCGCATGAGTCAACGCGATTCTGTGCCGGAAAGTTCGGAATTGTTATTGAGCAAATTGTACGAATTTTATCCACAGGATGTGCTGCTCAAAGGCAGCGCGCATCTGACATTGAACTATCCGGTTAATGACTCGTTGCCGGGGAAATTGGCGATTTACGGCTTTTATGGCAAGTCCTGGGGATTTGTGGATAACAAAATCGATACTGTTGCGACGACAATTTCCGCGAATATCGGCGGACTGGGCGCCTTTGCTTTGTTGAGGGATACTGTGTCGCCTGAAGTCTATATTTATCCGCCGCGACTTGTCGCCGGAAGCGGGAGCAAAATATACACTTTCAGAGCCAAAATTACCGATAAACTTTCCGGAATTGCCAATGAAAGATCAATTCGCATGTTGATTGACAATAAGAAGGTGATTGCCGAATACGATCCGGAAAAGAAAACAATCGTTTATCAGAATGAGAAACCTTTCTCCGCTGGCAGGCACGAGGTCAAAGTACGCGCAATTGATCGCAGTGGCAATTTGACCACTCGCCGCAAAAGTTTTATTGTCAAGTAA
- a CDS encoding membrane dipeptidase: protein MPDLSQIPVCDMHCDTAFEILAGKSLATEDCQVNLPAMKRANVKIQVFACYISPMTSKGARFPMLMNMIAAFKKEIEKYPEEITLCTDSSQIESAMASGKIAAILAVENGMAVENNVYNLQTIYEAGVRLMTIVHSVSSDWAISSNDKNPAFDGLTENGAKMIAQMNRLGMIVDVSHAHEKTVTQVLQISEKPIVASHSCAATICPVPRNLTDDQIRQIATRGGMVGVNFFPGFLDHEYWQTLLENCGDLFEKLDEMEVQAQGDAKKISDAFQEYREEFRREMAGKNVTLNAVIDHVEHIRALVGDDAVGFGSDFDGVPALPEGINSVADFHTLRERMVERGISGETLEKISYKNFLRVFRTAVG from the coding sequence ATGCCAGATTTGAGCCAGATACCTGTGTGCGATATGCACTGCGATACTGCTTTTGAAATATTGGCCGGAAAATCGCTTGCGACGGAGGATTGTCAGGTGAATCTTCCTGCTATGAAGAGAGCAAATGTGAAAATACAGGTATTTGCCTGTTACATTTCGCCGATGACTTCCAAAGGCGCGCGGTTTCCGATGTTGATGAACATGATTGCGGCGTTCAAAAAAGAAATTGAAAAATATCCTGAAGAAATAACTCTTTGCACAGATAGCTCGCAAATTGAATCGGCAATGGCGTCCGGAAAGATTGCGGCGATTCTCGCTGTGGAAAATGGCATGGCGGTGGAGAATAATGTCTATAATTTGCAGACGATTTACGAGGCGGGCGTACGACTGATGACAATTGTACACTCGGTTTCCAGCGACTGGGCGATTTCTTCCAATGACAAAAATCCGGCGTTTGACGGTTTGACTGAAAACGGCGCGAAGATGATCGCGCAAATGAATCGGTTGGGGATGATCGTCGATGTTTCTCACGCGCACGAAAAAACTGTGACGCAAGTGCTGCAAATCAGCGAGAAACCAATTGTTGCTTCTCATTCTTGCGCGGCTACGATTTGTCCGGTGCCGAGAAATTTGACTGATGACCAAATTCGGCAAATTGCCACGCGCGGCGGCATGGTCGGAGTTAATTTTTTCCCGGGATTTTTGGATCATGAATATTGGCAGACCTTACTGGAAAATTGCGGCGATCTGTTTGAAAAATTGGACGAAATGGAAGTTCAGGCGCAAGGCGATGCGAAGAAGATTTCCGATGCGTTTCAGGAATATCGCGAGGAATTCAGGCGGGAAATGGCGGGAAAAAATGTAACGCTGAACGCTGTGATCGATCACGTGGAACACATCCGGGCTCTTGTCGGCGACGATGCGGTTGGTTTTGGCTCGGATTTTGACGGCGTGCCGGCGTTGCCCGAAGGAATAAATTCTGTGGCGGATTTTCACACATTGCGGGAGCGAATGGTTGAGCGAGGAATTTCCGGCGAAACGCTGGAAAAGATTTCCTACAAGAATTTTCTGCGCGTCTTTCGGACTGCTGTCGGATGA
- a CDS encoding DUF2088 domain-containing protein, with amino-acid sequence MQLGKGKKEAPLEKTEIVEIFSSAASSGDFEGKKILVIVPDTTRSAPMNELFPIFFDSVNRLVRKIDVMIALGTHPEMPEDQILRHLGIPEADRSTNYADVRFFNHQWKNKDDLASIGAISEDEMEEISRGLLREKVEVTINKKIFDYDVLVIIGPTFPHEVVGFSGGNKYFFPGISGKEMIDSFHWLGALITNPVINGTKYTPVREVIDRAAAMIPREKRCFSLVVKNHRVHGIYFGAPEEAFSAAADLSRELNIVFKKQPFQKVLSCAPEMYSDLWTAGKCMYKIEPVVADGGELIIYAPHIKQVSQTHGAEIEKIGYHVRDYFVKQWEKFRHVGGGVLAHSTHVRGIGKFKKGKELPRIQVTLATQIPEEICRKINLGYRDPKTINVEEWVNREDEGILYVPEAGEILYRLENDPFRH; translated from the coding sequence ATGCAATTAGGGAAAGGAAAAAAGGAAGCGCCGCTTGAAAAGACGGAGATTGTTGAAATTTTTTCATCGGCTGCCTCCTCTGGGGATTTTGAAGGAAAGAAAATTTTAGTCATCGTCCCAGACACGACACGCAGCGCGCCAATGAATGAATTGTTTCCGATTTTTTTCGATTCGGTAAATCGTCTCGTTAGGAAAATTGATGTGATGATTGCTCTGGGAACACATCCGGAAATGCCAGAAGATCAGATTTTGCGCCATTTGGGGATTCCCGAAGCGGATCGCAGCACCAACTACGCCGATGTCAGATTTTTTAATCATCAGTGGAAAAATAAGGACGATCTGGCATCAATCGGCGCGATTTCCGAAGATGAAATGGAAGAAATTAGCCGCGGTTTGCTGCGCGAAAAAGTGGAAGTGACGATCAACAAAAAGATTTTTGATTATGATGTGTTGGTGATTATCGGGCCTACTTTTCCGCATGAAGTAGTGGGATTTTCCGGTGGAAATAAATATTTTTTCCCTGGAATTTCCGGCAAAGAAATGATCGACAGTTTTCACTGGCTGGGCGCGCTGATCACGAATCCTGTGATTAACGGAACAAAATACACGCCGGTGCGGGAAGTGATTGATCGCGCAGCAGCGATGATTCCAAGAGAAAAACGTTGTTTTAGTCTGGTAGTCAAAAATCACCGCGTGCACGGAATTTATTTCGGTGCGCCTGAAGAAGCATTTTCTGCGGCAGCGGATTTGTCGCGCGAGTTGAATATTGTTTTTAAAAAACAGCCGTTTCAAAAAGTTCTCTCTTGCGCTCCGGAAATGTATTCGGATTTGTGGACTGCCGGAAAGTGCATGTACAAAATCGAGCCTGTGGTCGCCGATGGCGGCGAATTGATCATTTACGCGCCGCACATAAAACAGGTATCTCAGACTCACGGCGCGGAAATTGAAAAAATCGGTTATCATGTGCGCGATTATTTTGTGAAACAGTGGGAAAAATTTCGGCATGTCGGCGGCGGTGTGCTGGCTCATTCCACCCATGTACGGGGAATTGGAAAATTTAAAAAAGGGAAAGAATTGCCTCGCATTCAGGTGACTCTGGCGACACAGATTCCCGAGGAAATTTGCCGAAAAATAAATTTGGGTTACCGCGATCCGAAAACGATTAATGTCGAAGAATGGGTAAATCGTGAAGATGAAGGAATTTTGTACGTCCCTGAGGCAGGAGAAATTTTGTACCGATTGGAGAATGATCCGTTCAGACATTAA